Genomic DNA from Pseudoalteromonas sp. MM1:
TTTTATTAGCCAGGCCAGTTTCGAGTTTAATAGCCGATCATTTTGGTTGGCGAGCTGTGTTTTACTTTGCCGCAGCCTGTATGGCATTTATAGCCAGTGTTATTTATTTTGCGATACCAAGCAGGCAACCGACACAAAATACAACCTACTTTAAGTTATTAAAATCGCTTAAGCAGCTAATAATACAGCAGCCTGTGCTGCGCCAGCGAGCGCTGTATCAGGCGCTTATGTTTGCCTCTTTTAGCTTATTTTGGACAAGCGTACCCATTGTACTTGCGCGAGAATATGCCCTATCGCAATCACAAATAGCTTTATTTGCTTTAGTTGGCGCAGCAGGTGCTATAGCAGCCCCTATTGTAGGGCGTTTAGCCGATAAAGGTTATACACACCAGTTATCGTTATTGGCGAAGGTGATTGCCACAGTGTGTTTTTTACCTAGCTTATTTGAGTTACCCAATGGGATAATAATTTTAGCTTTAACAGGTGTGTTTATTGATTTTGCTGTGCAAGCAAATATGGTGCTGGGTCAGCGAGTGGTATATTCATTAGAGCCACAAAGCCGAGCTCGCTTAAACGCCATTTACATGACCAGTATTTTTGTAGGCGGGGCGCTTGGCTCGTTAATGGCAAGCCCACTATACGAAGCTGGTGGCTGGGAAAGCGTAGCGTTAGTGGCAGTAGGTATGCCTGTTATATCACTAGTAGGCTATTTAATGACAAGTAGAAAGTAGCGCGATACAGGTTATATAGAATTTGTTATTTAAAAGGCCAGCGCAGTTATGTGCTGGCCTTTATATTGAGGCGATTACTGTTTTTTAGCACTCGAAAATGAGCTACCCACCGAGGCTATAATCACCAATAAAATAGCTAACCATTGCCATAAGGTTAATAACTCGCCAAGTATTATAAAGCCTGCCAAGGCAGCAAATGCAGGCTCTAAACTTAGCATAATACTAAACCCTTGAGCGGGCATATTGCGCAGGGCAACCATTTCAAGTGTATAGGGCAATGCACTTGATAAAATAGCAATGCCAATGCCCAGCGGTATAACACTCCATGTAAACGCACTGCTTTGTAATATGCCGCCATAAGGTACAAGTACAATGGCTGCAACGGTCATACCCAAAGCGACCGTTGCGCCGCCCGAGCTTTGCGTGCCGGTTTTTTTGCCAAATAAAATATAGGCTGCCCAACAGGCACCGGCACCTAGCGCAAGTACTACGCCTATTGGGTCTAGGCTTTCTTGACTGCTCATATCGGGCAGTAACAGTAAAATACCCGCAATGGCACACGCCACCCAAAATAAGTCGCGCTTAGCGCGTGAGCTAAATAACGCCACAGCAAGTGGGCCGGTAAATTCAAGCGCAACACCAATCCCTAAAGGGATACGGTCAATGGCGTAATAAAATAAAATGTTCATTCCGCCTAGGCTTAAACCGTACACCACAATTGATAACCGATTACCTTTAGCTGGCAGGTGTTTCCACGGTTTAAATATTAAACATAATATAAGTGCAGAAAAGCCAAGCCTAAGTGCAGTGGTGCCTTCGGGGCCAACAACAGGAAATAACTGCTTAGCAAATGAGGCTCCAGATTGAATGGTGATCATTGCTAAAATTACGCACACAAGCGCGAGCAAAAAGTCTTTAGTGGATGATTGCATTGTTTTCCTTGGTAACAATCGCCGAGTTTTGCGCAGTGTATCTGTTTTTTATTGGCTAAGTAATAGCTTGTAAGGCATACAAATTAAATTTCGGAGGGAGTGACTAATATGTGCGATGAATTTGCGTAACTGCTTATGCATAACCAAATGCAAAAGCTGAGCGCCTTAAAATAAAAAAGCCAGCGAATAGCTCGCTGGCTTATCAACGTTTAGGTTGTTTTAATGTGTTTTGCTAGCACTTTTAACTAAGCCATCTAAAGAATATAGGCCACGTTTTTCATCATTTTTACGTTTTATCTCTTCAAGCGCACGCGCTTCTACTGCGTCAAATAATGCATTAATTAAACGGTTAAAGTGTTTATGCATTGCGGTACGTGCGGCGCTTGCGTCG
This window encodes:
- a CDS encoding DMT family transporter; translated protein: MQSSTKDFLLALVCVILAMITIQSGASFAKQLFPVVGPEGTTALRLGFSALILCLIFKPWKHLPAKGNRLSIVVYGLSLGGMNILFYYAIDRIPLGIGVALEFTGPLAVALFSSRAKRDLFWVACAIAGILLLLPDMSSQESLDPIGVVLALGAGACWAAYILFGKKTGTQSSGGATVALGMTVAAIVLVPYGGILQSSAFTWSVIPLGIGIAILSSALPYTLEMVALRNMPAQGFSIMLSLEPAFAALAGFIILGELLTLWQWLAILLVIIASVGSSFSSAKKQ
- a CDS encoding MFS transporter — its product is MNQAATQPVQISNILVSIIALCCGLIVANIYYAQPIIELLAPDVGLNAHSASFIVSLTQIGYALGLFFLVPLADLVENKRLMLITLAITFLSLIGVGLAQSPSVMLLLCLLVGASSVSVQVLIPLAAHLSSDEKRGQVLGNIMAGLLLGILLARPVSSLIADHFGWRAVFYFAAACMAFIASVIYFAIPSRQPTQNTTYFKLLKSLKQLIIQQPVLRQRALYQALMFASFSLFWTSVPIVLAREYALSQSQIALFALVGAAGAIAAPIVGRLADKGYTHQLSLLAKVIATVCFLPSLFELPNGIIILALTGVFIDFAVQANMVLGQRVVYSLEPQSRARLNAIYMTSIFVGGALGSLMASPLYEAGGWESVALVAVGMPVISLVGYLMTSRK